The following coding sequences lie in one Flavobacterium sp. 20NA77.7 genomic window:
- a CDS encoding UDP-N-acetylmuramate--L-alanine ligase — MRTHFIAIGGAAMHNLALALHNKGYQVTGSDDAIFEPSKSRLEKKGLLPKVEGWFPEKITSDIEAIILGMHAKADNPELLKAQELGLKIYSYPEFLYEQSKNKTRVVIGGSHGKTTITSMILHVMNYHEMEVDYMVGAQLEGFDTMVHLTETNDFIVLEGDEYLTSPIDLRPKFHLYQPNIALLSGIAWDHINVFPTFDNYVEQFDIFINKITNGGILVYNEEDATVKLVAERSENPIRKIAYQTPNYTVEKGTTLLETPDGPMPIEVFGAHNLNNLAGAKWICQCMGIDEAQFYEAIASFKGASKRLEKIAESTNRVAYKDFAHSPSKVSATTKAVKAQYPNRKLVACLELHTYSSLNAEFLKEYEGALDAADVAVVFYSPDAVKIKRLDEVTYDQIAQSFNRKDLIIYTNPAEFKNFLFSQNFENAALLLMSSGNYGGLNFDEVKQLVN; from the coding sequence ATGAGAACACATTTCATAGCAATCGGCGGTGCAGCCATGCATAATTTAGCATTAGCCTTACATAACAAAGGGTATCAAGTAACAGGTAGTGATGATGCCATTTTTGAACCATCAAAATCCCGTTTAGAGAAGAAAGGTTTGTTGCCAAAAGTGGAAGGGTGGTTTCCTGAAAAAATAACGTCAGATATTGAAGCCATTATTTTAGGTATGCACGCTAAAGCAGATAATCCAGAATTATTAAAAGCACAAGAATTAGGCTTAAAAATATATTCCTATCCCGAATTCTTATACGAACAATCAAAAAACAAAACACGTGTAGTTATTGGTGGTTCCCATGGGAAAACTACGATTACTTCAATGATTCTTCATGTTATGAACTATCATGAAATGGAAGTAGATTATATGGTAGGCGCACAATTGGAAGGATTTGACACGATGGTGCATTTAACAGAAACAAATGATTTCATTGTGTTAGAAGGCGATGAATATTTGACTTCACCTATCGATTTACGTCCAAAATTTCATTTGTACCAACCTAATATTGCTTTACTATCTGGAATCGCTTGGGATCATATTAATGTATTTCCTACGTTTGATAATTACGTAGAACAATTTGATATTTTCATAAATAAAATTACGAATGGAGGAATTTTAGTATACAATGAAGAAGATGCAACAGTTAAATTAGTTGCAGAAAGAAGTGAAAATCCAATTCGAAAAATAGCTTATCAAACACCTAATTATACGGTAGAAAAAGGCACCACATTATTGGAAACTCCTGATGGACCTATGCCTATAGAGGTTTTTGGTGCACATAATTTAAATAATTTAGCAGGTGCCAAATGGATTTGTCAATGTATGGGTATAGATGAAGCTCAATTTTACGAAGCTATAGCTAGTTTTAAAGGTGCAAGTAAGCGTTTGGAAAAAATAGCTGAATCAACAAATAGAGTTGCTTATAAAGATTTTGCCCATTCACCAAGTAAAGTTTCGGCAACTACAAAGGCTGTAAAAGCACAATACCCAAATAGAAAATTAGTAGCTTGTTTAGAATTGCACACCTATAGTAGTTTAAATGCCGAATTTTTGAAAGAGTATGAAGGGGCATTAGATGCTGCAGATGTAGCCGTTGTTTTTTATTCGCCCGATGCAGTAAAAATCAAACGTTTAGATGAAGTGACGTATGACCAAATTGCACAATCCTTTAATCGTAAAGATTTAATTATTTATACCAATCCTGCGGAGTTTAAAAACTTTTTATTCAGCCAAAATTTTGAAAATGCTGCTTTATTATTAATGAGTTCAGGAAATTATGGCGGATTGAATTTTGATGAGGTGAAACAATTAGTCAATTAA
- a CDS encoding tetratricopeptide repeat protein, giving the protein MPKFLFILFFSFTAFAQTNFEKAEKLYKENKFAEAKILFETYLKTTPNHLKTIEYLGDIAGAQKKWDDAITYYEKLKLKVPSSANYHYKYGGAMGMKAKSVNKFKALGMIDDIEEAFLTAARLDKKHIESRFALVILYLELPGIIGGSEKKAQKYADEILTISKVDGYLAKGYIEVYFKRYKKAETYYVNAHKIENSKETFDKLYDLYVKKLKDKIKASKLKEQFENK; this is encoded by the coding sequence ATGCCAAAATTTCTCTTCATATTATTTTTTTCATTCACAGCTTTTGCTCAAACTAATTTTGAGAAAGCTGAAAAATTGTATAAAGAAAATAAATTTGCCGAAGCGAAAATTTTATTTGAAACCTACTTAAAAACAACCCCCAATCATTTAAAAACAATTGAATATTTAGGCGATATAGCAGGCGCTCAAAAAAAATGGGACGATGCTATTACCTATTATGAAAAATTAAAACTTAAAGTACCTTCTAGTGCAAATTATCACTATAAATATGGAGGTGCCATGGGAATGAAAGCAAAATCTGTCAATAAATTTAAGGCATTAGGAATGATTGATGACATTGAAGAGGCTTTTTTAACGGCAGCTCGATTAGATAAAAAACATATAGAATCTCGTTTTGCGCTAGTCATACTCTATTTAGAATTACCAGGAATAATAGGAGGAAGCGAAAAAAAAGCACAAAAATATGCCGATGAAATTCTCACTATTTCTAAAGTAGATGGATATTTAGCAAAAGGGTATATTGAAGTGTATTTTAAACGTTACAAAAAAGCAGAAACCTATTATGTAAATGCACATAAAATAGAAAATTCAAAAGAAACGTTTGATAAGTTATATGACTTATATGTAAAGAAACTTAAGGACAAAATAAAAGCAAGTAAATTAAAAGAACAATTTGAAAACAAATAG
- a CDS encoding S46 family peptidase gives MKKIILSLIAVITLLPATVKADEGMWFLMFIERLNHRDMQKMGLQLTAEEIYSINHHSLKDAIVQFNGGCTAELISKDGLVLTNHHCGYDAIAELSTAEKNHLKNGFWAKNRSEELKPSSLFVRFFVRMDDCTKRILAVVNDKMTEAEREKAINAEIAKIEKENNEGGKYTVSVRPFFQGNEYYYFVYQDYKDVRLVGTPPESLGKFGGDTDNWEWPRHTADFSMFRIYADANGNPADYSPNNVPLQPKHYLPVNLGGVKENDFAMILGYPGRTNRWMPAGGIEQNVKFAYPAWVEGSKIGMDNMKKYMVQSDALNLIYASKFAGVANYWKNRQGMIDALTKFQTAKAKAAQEAKFDKWANKPENKEKYGNVVATINNYYKLTNEKARHDNYLQQLLRTSAFGTISRSLGKQLEVYAKADATKRAQMAPAILEMVDEMHKELYIPAEKDILAAQLKLYATKSTGYAIAPSVEKIGKESNNDFTKFVNAAFDLSIFTSKDKVKAFLDLPSEGLVANDPLFVLSNDLLTHFNSKSEAIAKAQNDFGGAYRKLVEGLRESKIGEIKYPDANSTLRLTYGKVRGLPADKRNDATINNYTTLAGQVKKYKKGDAEFDLPTRVLEMNASKDFGRYADKDGSLHVCFLTDNDITGGNSGSPVLNGKGELIGLAFDGNIEAMAGDVIFDKKLQRTINVDIRYVLWVIENFSGAKHIVDEMTLVK, from the coding sequence ATGAAAAAAATTATCTTATCCTTAATTGCTGTAATTACGTTGTTACCTGCAACCGTAAAAGCAGATGAAGGTATGTGGTTTTTAATGTTTATTGAACGTTTAAACCACCGCGATATGCAAAAAATGGGTCTTCAATTAACCGCTGAAGAAATTTATAGCATTAATCATCATAGTTTAAAAGATGCTATCGTTCAGTTTAATGGAGGATGTACAGCAGAATTAATTTCAAAAGACGGTTTAGTATTAACGAATCACCACTGTGGGTATGATGCCATTGCTGAATTATCTACTGCAGAAAAAAACCATTTAAAAAATGGATTTTGGGCAAAAAATCGTTCAGAAGAATTAAAACCTTCTAGTCTATTTGTACGTTTTTTCGTGAGAATGGACGATTGTACCAAAAGAATTTTAGCGGTTGTAAATGATAAAATGACCGAAGCGGAAAGAGAAAAAGCAATCAACGCTGAAATAGCAAAAATTGAAAAAGAAAATAACGAAGGTGGAAAATATACAGTTTCTGTTCGCCCGTTTTTCCAAGGCAATGAATACTACTATTTTGTATACCAAGATTACAAAGATGTGCGTTTAGTAGGTACACCACCAGAAAGTTTAGGAAAATTTGGTGGCGATACAGACAATTGGGAATGGCCACGTCATACAGCAGATTTTTCTATGTTTAGAATTTATGCTGATGCTAACGGAAATCCAGCAGATTATTCTCCTAATAACGTTCCGTTACAACCAAAACATTATTTGCCAGTTAATTTAGGTGGTGTTAAAGAGAATGACTTCGCTATGATCTTAGGTTATCCAGGTAGAACAAACCGTTGGATGCCAGCAGGAGGAATTGAGCAAAATGTAAAGTTTGCTTATCCAGCGTGGGTTGAAGGCTCTAAAATAGGAATGGACAACATGAAAAAATACATGGTTCAGTCCGATGCCTTAAATTTAATTTATGCTTCAAAATTTGCAGGAGTAGCTAATTATTGGAAAAACCGTCAAGGAATGATCGATGCGTTAACTAAATTCCAAACAGCTAAAGCTAAAGCAGCTCAAGAAGCAAAATTTGATAAATGGGCAAATAAACCAGAAAATAAAGAAAAATACGGTAATGTAGTAGCTACAATTAATAACTATTACAAACTAACCAATGAAAAAGCACGTCATGATAATTATTTGCAACAATTATTAAGAACGTCTGCTTTTGGAACTATCAGTAGATCGTTAGGTAAACAATTAGAAGTTTATGCAAAAGCAGATGCAACAAAACGTGCACAGATGGCTCCAGCTATTTTAGAAATGGTGGATGAAATGCATAAAGAATTGTACATTCCTGCTGAGAAAGATATTTTAGCCGCACAATTAAAATTATATGCGACTAAATCTACAGGGTATGCTATTGCTCCTTCAGTTGAAAAAATAGGTAAAGAATCAAACAATGACTTTACTAAATTTGTAAATGCTGCCTTTGATTTAAGTATTTTTACATCAAAAGATAAAGTAAAAGCATTTTTAGATTTACCTTCCGAAGGTTTAGTAGCAAATGATCCCTTATTTGTGTTGTCAAATGATTTATTAACACATTTTAATTCTAAATCGGAAGCTATTGCAAAAGCGCAAAATGATTTTGGCGGAGCATATAGAAAATTAGTTGAAGGTTTACGCGAATCAAAAATTGGAGAAATTAAATATCCAGATGCAAACTCTACGTTACGTTTAACATACGGAAAAGTGAGAGGATTGCCAGCTGATAAAAGAAATGACGCAACAATTAATAATTATACAACTTTAGCAGGTCAAGTTAAAAAGTATAAAAAAGGTGATGCAGAATTTGATTTACCAACAAGAGTTTTAGAAATGAATGCATCAAAAGATTTTGGTCGTTATGCAGATAAAGACGGATCTTTACACGTTTGTTTTTTAACAGATAATGACATTACAGGTGGTAATTCAGGTTCTCCGGTACTAAACGGTAAAGGTGAGTTAATCGGTTTAGCATTTGATGGAAATATTGAGGCTATGGCGGGTGATGTTATCTTTGACAAAAAACTACAAAGAACAATTAATGTAGATATTCGTTATGTGTTATGGGTGATTGAGAATTTCTCAGGTGCTAAACATATTGTTGACGAGATGACATTAGTAAAATAA
- the obgE gene encoding GTPase ObgE, with the protein MTEGNFVDYVKIYVASGKGGKGSSHLHREKFIEKGGPDGGDGGRGGHVILRGNKNLWTLFHLKFLRHVKAGHGGDGGSSRSTGADGEDKFIEVPLGTVIKDKETGEILFEITEHDETKILAKGGKGGLGNWHFRSATNQTPRYAQPGITGEEVDVILELKVLADVGLVGFPNAGKSTLLSVLTSAKPKIADYPFTTLKPNLGIVAYRDFQSFVVADIPGIIEGAAEGKGLGHYFLRHIERNSTLLFLVPADADDIKKEYEILLDELRRYNTEMLDKDRLIVISKCDMLDDELQKEMQQQLDKDFKGIEYMFISSIAQQGLTELKDKLWKMLNA; encoded by the coding sequence ATGACCGAAGGAAATTTTGTAGATTACGTAAAAATATATGTAGCATCTGGTAAAGGAGGAAAAGGTTCATCTCATTTACATAGAGAGAAGTTTATTGAAAAAGGAGGACCTGACGGTGGTGATGGAGGTCGAGGCGGACATGTTATTTTACGAGGTAATAAAAACTTATGGACCTTGTTTCATTTAAAATTTTTAAGGCATGTAAAAGCAGGTCATGGAGGTGATGGAGGAAGTAGTAGAAGTACTGGAGCAGACGGAGAAGATAAATTTATTGAAGTACCTTTAGGTACTGTAATTAAAGATAAAGAAACCGGTGAAATTTTGTTCGAAATTACTGAACATGACGAAACTAAAATTTTAGCAAAAGGAGGTAAAGGAGGTTTAGGAAACTGGCATTTCAGAAGCGCTACAAACCAAACACCACGTTATGCACAGCCTGGAATTACAGGAGAAGAAGTTGATGTTATTTTAGAATTAAAAGTATTAGCCGATGTAGGTTTAGTAGGTTTTCCAAATGCTGGGAAGTCAACTCTGCTTTCTGTTTTAACGTCAGCTAAACCAAAAATTGCGGATTATCCATTTACTACCTTAAAACCAAATTTAGGTATTGTCGCTTACAGAGATTTTCAGTCTTTTGTAGTTGCGGATATACCTGGAATTATAGAAGGTGCCGCAGAAGGTAAAGGATTAGGGCATTATTTTTTAAGGCATATTGAACGTAATTCAACTTTATTATTTTTGGTGCCAGCCGATGCTGATGATATTAAAAAAGAATATGAAATACTTTTAGATGAATTACGTCGTTATAATACTGAAATGCTAGATAAAGACCGATTAATTGTTATTTCGAAATGCGACATGTTAGATGATGAATTACAAAAAGAAATGCAACAGCAATTAGACAAGGATTTTAAAGGTATAGAATATATGTTTATTTCTTCTATAGCCCAACAAGGTCTAACTGAATTGAAAGATAAGTTGTGGAAAATGTTGAATGCATAA
- a CDS encoding hemolysin family protein gives MSEIALISARKNRLETAAKKGNTSAKTALDLANSPNKFLSTVQIGITLIGILTGIYSGEKVTEDVTLFFEQYELTKLYAPSLAVGVVVVVLTFFSLVLGELLPKRIGLNYPETIAKAVAVPMKLVSVVTAPFIWLLTTSTDFILKVLNIKPTADGKVTEEEIKAIIKEGTEVGEVQEIEQDIVERVFHIGDRKVNSLMTHRSSMVYLSLDDSVEEIKAKVLHELHSVYPVCNENLDEVVGVVFLKDLFLNFEQGNFQLNAIAKEPTYFIEHTSAYKALENFKKTKVHYAFVTDEYGVFQGIITLNDILEALVGDAADFDDDEYKLIANEDGTWLVDGQYSLHDFLTYFDLDEQIGDFEVTTVNGLIVTELGDIPKQGQKLIWNKLEFEVLEMDGVKIDKILITTLKE, from the coding sequence ATGTCAGAAATTGCACTCATATCAGCAAGAAAAAATAGGTTAGAAACCGCTGCCAAGAAAGGCAACACGAGTGCAAAAACCGCTTTAGATTTAGCAAATTCGCCTAATAAATTTTTATCAACTGTCCAAATAGGTATTACGTTGATAGGCATTTTAACAGGTATTTATTCAGGAGAGAAAGTAACAGAAGACGTTACCTTGTTTTTTGAACAATATGAGTTAACTAAACTGTATGCACCTTCTCTAGCAGTAGGTGTTGTAGTTGTTGTGCTAACTTTTTTCTCATTAGTATTAGGCGAATTATTGCCCAAACGAATTGGCTTAAATTATCCCGAAACCATTGCAAAAGCTGTTGCAGTTCCTATGAAATTAGTTTCCGTAGTAACCGCACCATTCATTTGGTTGTTAACGACTTCAACTGATTTTATTCTTAAAGTATTAAACATAAAACCTACAGCAGACGGCAAAGTCACCGAAGAAGAAATAAAAGCTATTATTAAAGAAGGAACAGAAGTAGGTGAAGTACAAGAAATTGAACAAGACATTGTGGAACGTGTTTTTCATATTGGCGACCGAAAAGTAAATTCATTAATGACACATAGAAGTTCTATGGTATATTTATCTTTGGACGATTCAGTAGAAGAAATCAAAGCAAAAGTCTTACATGAATTGCATTCTGTTTACCCTGTTTGTAATGAAAATTTAGACGAAGTTGTGGGTGTAGTATTTTTAAAAGACTTGTTTTTAAATTTTGAACAAGGTAATTTTCAATTAAACGCTATCGCAAAAGAACCTACTTATTTCATAGAGCATACTTCAGCCTATAAGGCATTAGAAAATTTTAAGAAGACTAAAGTGCATTATGCATTTGTTACTGATGAATATGGCGTTTTTCAAGGAATTATTACATTAAATGATATTTTAGAAGCCTTAGTAGGTGATGCTGCAGATTTCGATGATGATGAATATAAATTAATTGCCAATGAAGACGGAACTTGGTTAGTAGATGGTCAATATTCGTTACATGATTTTCTGACTTACTTTGATTTAGACGAACAAATTGGTGATTTTGAAGTTACGACCGTTAACGGGCTTATTGTTACTGAGCTTGGTGATATTCCAAAACAAGGACAAAAGCTTATTTGGAATAAACTAGAGTTTGAAGTTTTAGAGATGGATGGTGTAAAAATCGATAAAATTTTAATCACTACTCTTAAAGAATAA
- a CDS encoding adenylate kinase: protein MINIVLFGKPGAGKGTQAEFLKDKYNLVHLSTGDIFRFNIKNDTDLGRLAKTYMDKGDLVPDTVTIQMLQSEVDKNPQAAGFLFDGFPRTLAQAEALDTFLVTKGEKITATIALDADDEILVQRLLERGKTSGRPDDQDEEKIRNRYQEYNEKTAPLIHFYEGQNKYYAVNGIGTIQEITERLSLIIDKL, encoded by the coding sequence ATGATTAATATCGTATTATTTGGAAAACCAGGTGCCGGAAAAGGAACACAAGCCGAATTTTTGAAAGACAAATATAATTTAGTGCATTTGTCAACGGGTGATATTTTTAGATTTAACATAAAAAATGACACTGATTTAGGCAGATTAGCGAAAACCTATATGGATAAAGGTGACCTAGTTCCAGATACGGTAACCATTCAAATGTTGCAAAGTGAAGTAGATAAAAATCCACAAGCTGCCGGTTTTTTATTTGATGGTTTCCCAAGAACATTAGCGCAGGCAGAAGCGTTGGATACTTTCTTAGTTACAAAAGGAGAAAAAATTACAGCAACTATAGCCTTAGACGCAGATGATGAAATTTTAGTTCAAAGATTACTTGAAAGAGGTAAAACTTCAGGCAGACCAGATGATCAAGACGAAGAAAAAATCAGAAACAGATACCAAGAGTATAATGAAAAAACAGCGCCTTTAATTCATTTTTATGAGGGACAAAATAAATACTATGCTGTAAATGGAATTGGTACAATTCAAGAAATTACAGAAAGATTAAGTTTAATAATTGATAAATTATAA
- a CDS encoding 5-(carboxyamino)imidazole ribonucleotide synthase → MNYFSSNFKLGILGGGQLGKMLLHDTRKFDIQTYVLDPSEEAPCKIACNQFFQGDLMDFETVYKFGKKVDILTFEIELVNLDALTQLEEEGVPVYPSPKTLKLIQNKGIQKDFYTQHNIPTAPYQRFENLENLKSAINSQQSTLQLPFVWKCTEFGYDGNGVKVVRKVADLDELPNVECIAEAMIPFKNELAVIVCRNPSGEIKTYPVVEMEFHPEANQVEYVICPARIDEEVAQKARAIALNVSQQFHHVGLLAVEMFQTENDEILVNEVAPRPHNSGHYSIEASYTSQFENHLRAILDLPLGNTDSKVAGIMVNLVGEENFSGNVIYKNIEKILDWDGVTPHIYGKKQTRPFRKMGHVTIANEDVNKARKIAEQVKNTIRVISK, encoded by the coding sequence ATGAACTATTTTTCTTCCAATTTTAAATTAGGTATTCTAGGTGGAGGCCAATTAGGCAAAATGCTTTTGCATGACACTCGAAAATTTGATATTCAAACCTATGTTTTGGATCCAAGTGAAGAAGCACCTTGTAAAATTGCTTGCAACCAATTCTTTCAGGGAGATTTGATGGATTTTGAGACCGTATATAAATTCGGAAAAAAAGTAGATATTTTAACTTTCGAAATCGAATTGGTGAACCTAGACGCATTAACACAATTAGAAGAAGAAGGAGTACCGGTATATCCTTCGCCAAAAACCTTGAAATTGATTCAAAACAAAGGTATTCAAAAAGATTTTTACACCCAACACAATATTCCAACAGCACCGTACCAGCGATTTGAAAATCTTGAAAATCTAAAATCAGCAATCAACAGTCAGCAATCAACGCTTCAATTGCCTTTTGTTTGGAAGTGTACTGAATTTGGTTACGATGGTAATGGGGTCAAAGTAGTTCGAAAAGTAGCTGATTTAGACGAATTACCCAACGTAGAATGTATTGCCGAGGCAATGATCCCATTCAAAAACGAATTGGCCGTTATTGTATGTCGCAATCCTTCGGGCGAAATCAAAACCTATCCTGTGGTAGAAATGGAATTTCACCCCGAAGCCAATCAGGTAGAATATGTTATTTGTCCTGCGCGAATTGATGAGGAAGTAGCCCAAAAAGCCAGAGCCATTGCTTTGAATGTTTCCCAACAATTTCATCATGTGGGGTTATTAGCAGTGGAAATGTTTCAAACCGAAAATGACGAAATTCTAGTCAATGAGGTAGCGCCAAGACCACATAATTCAGGTCATTATTCTATTGAAGCAAGTTACACCTCACAATTTGAAAATCATTTGCGCGCGATTTTAGATTTACCTTTAGGCAATACTGATAGTAAAGTGGCCGGAATTATGGTCAATTTGGTAGGCGAAGAAAATTTTTCGGGCAATGTAATTTATAAAAATATTGAAAAAATACTAGACTGGGATGGTGTAACACCACACATCTACGGTAAAAAACAAACCCGCCCTTTTAGAAAAATGGGACACGTCACCATTGCAAACGAAGACGTAAACAAAGCAAGAAAAATAGCAGAGCAAGTAAAAAATACAATTAGAGTGATTAGCAAATAA
- the purE gene encoding 5-(carboxyamino)imidazole ribonucleotide mutase produces MKVAIIMGSISDMPVMQDAIDILKEFGIETEVDIVSAHRTPEKLVDFSTKAHERGISVIIAGAGGAAHLPGMVASMSPLPVIGVPVKSSNSIDGWDSVLSILQMPGGVPVATVALNGAKNAGILAAQIIGSADNTVLNRIIAYKLSLKDAVIKASEGLKK; encoded by the coding sequence ATGAAAGTAGCCATCATCATGGGAAGCATTTCGGATATGCCGGTAATGCAAGACGCCATAGACATTTTAAAAGAATTTGGAATCGAAACCGAAGTAGATATTGTTTCGGCACATAGAACTCCTGAAAAATTAGTGGATTTCAGTACAAAGGCACACGAAAGAGGGATTTCGGTTATTATTGCGGGTGCAGGTGGTGCGGCACATTTGCCTGGAATGGTGGCTTCTATGAGCCCACTTCCTGTAATTGGAGTCCCTGTAAAATCAAGTAATTCGATTGACGGTTGGGATTCGGTTTTATCAATTTTGCAAATGCCGGGCGGAGTTCCTGTAGCTACAGTAGCATTGAACGGAGCTAAAAACGCAGGAATCTTGGCAGCTCAAATCATCGGAAGTGCTGACAACACTGTTTTAAACCGAATAATTGCCTACAAACTAAGCCTAAAAGACGCCGTTATAAAAGCATCAGAAGGATTGAAAAAATAA
- a CDS encoding M3 family metallopeptidase, with product MNILTSTYTTKYNAAPFSQIQMSDYQPAFETTIAAARAEIDAITHNPAKPTFENTIEALDFSGQTLDRLSSIFFNLNSAETCDEMQKIAQEVSPLLTAFSNDVSLNEALFLRVKAVYDQRNELSLSPEQATLLDKKYKSFARNGALLSEDKKSRLREIDTELAKLKLTFGENVLAETNNYQLHITNEADLKGLPEGAIEMARSLAESKEKEGWIFTLDFPSYLPFVTYADNRELRKEITIAAGKKAFQNNEFDNQEITLQIAKLRYERANLLGYETHAHFVLEERMAQNPNQVKTFLNDLLAKAKPAAEKEFAQLTAFAKELDGIDQLEKWDGPYYSEKLKQKLFNLDDELLKPYFKLENVLNGAFTIANKLFGLTFKEIDTIDKYHPDVQTFEVIDEKNELVALFYADFFPRKGKRNGAWMTSFKPQYIQNGVNERPHISNVCNFTPPTPTKPSLLTFNEVTTLFHEFGHGLHGMLANTNYPSLSGTSVYWDFVELPSQMMENWCYEPEALALFAKHYKTGEIIPQEYVEKIKESASFLEGMATLRQLSFGLLDMAFHSNNPTGITDIKAFEKTAFEGTSLYPDVAENCMSVSFSHIFQGGYSSGYYSYKWAEVLDADAFAYFQEKGIFNTEVATKFKENILSKGGTEHPMTLYKRFRGQEPKPEALLKRAGLI from the coding sequence ATGAACATCTTAACCTCAACATACACTACCAAATACAATGCAGCGCCTTTCTCTCAAATTCAAATGAGCGATTACCAACCTGCTTTTGAAACCACTATTGCAGCAGCGCGCGCAGAAATTGATGCGATTACTCATAATCCAGCGAAGCCTACTTTTGAAAACACCATCGAAGCTTTGGATTTTTCAGGACAAACTTTAGATCGTTTATCCTCTATTTTCTTCAATTTGAATTCGGCAGAAACCTGTGACGAAATGCAGAAAATCGCACAAGAAGTTTCGCCTTTACTAACAGCGTTTAGCAATGATGTTTCGTTAAACGAAGCCTTATTTCTACGAGTGAAAGCAGTGTACGACCAAAGAAATGAATTGAGTTTATCTCCAGAACAAGCCACTTTATTGGATAAGAAATACAAAAGTTTTGCTCGCAATGGAGCACTACTTAGCGAAGATAAAAAATCACGCTTACGCGAAATCGATACTGAATTAGCCAAATTAAAACTGACTTTTGGTGAAAATGTATTGGCAGAAACCAATAACTACCAACTGCACATTACCAACGAAGCCGACTTAAAAGGATTGCCCGAAGGGGCTATTGAAATGGCTCGTTCTTTGGCCGAATCCAAAGAGAAAGAAGGTTGGATTTTTACCTTAGACTTTCCGAGTTACCTGCCTTTTGTAACCTATGCGGATAACCGCGAATTGCGAAAGGAAATTACCATTGCCGCAGGAAAAAAAGCCTTTCAAAACAACGAGTTCGACAACCAAGAAATTACGTTACAAATTGCTAAACTACGTTACGAACGCGCTAATTTATTAGGCTATGAAACCCACGCACACTTTGTTTTAGAAGAGCGCATGGCACAAAACCCTAATCAAGTAAAAACATTTTTAAATGATTTGTTAGCCAAAGCCAAACCGGCAGCCGAAAAAGAGTTTGCGCAATTAACGGCTTTCGCCAAAGAATTAGACGGCATTGACCAATTAGAAAAATGGGACGGACCCTATTATTCAGAAAAATTGAAACAAAAATTATTCAATTTAGATGACGAGCTTTTAAAACCGTATTTCAAATTAGAAAATGTATTGAATGGTGCCTTTACCATTGCAAATAAACTATTCGGATTAACATTCAAAGAAATCGACACTATTGACAAATACCACCCCGATGTACAGACTTTTGAAGTCATAGATGAGAAAAACGAATTAGTAGCGTTATTCTATGCCGATTTTTTTCCAAGAAAAGGCAAACGAAATGGAGCTTGGATGACCTCTTTTAAACCACAATACATTCAAAATGGCGTAAACGAAAGACCACATATTTCCAATGTGTGCAATTTTACACCGCCTACCCCAACTAAACCTTCACTCTTAACATTCAACGAAGTAACTACCTTGTTTCATGAATTTGGACACGGTTTGCACGGCATGTTGGCTAACACCAACTATCCAAGTTTATCGGGAACTTCGGTATATTGGGATTTTGTGGAATTGCCTTCGCAAATGATGGAAAACTGGTGTTACGAACCTGAGGCTTTGGCTTTATTTGCTAAACATTATAAAACAGGCGAAATCATTCCGCAAGAATATGTGGAAAAAATCAAAGAAAGTGCCAGTTTCTTAGAAGGAATGGCCACCTTACGCCAATTGAGTTTTGGATTATTAGACATGGCATTTCACAGCAATAATCCAACAGGAATTACAGATATCAAAGCGTTTGAAAAAACGGCTTTTGAAGGCACAAGTCTGTATCCTGATGTAGCCGAAAATTGCATGAGTGTTTCTTTCTCTCATATTTTTCAAGGAGGGTATTCTTCGGGATATTACAGTTACAAATGGGCTGAAGTTTTGGATGCCGATGCTTTTGCGTATTTCCAAGAAAAAGGCATTTTCAACACAGAAGTGGCTACAAAATTCAAAGAAAACATCCTCTCAAAAGGTGGAACTGAACACCCGATGACATTGTACAAACGTTTTAGAGGGCAAGAACCAAAACCAGAAGCCTTATTGAAACGAGCTGGGTTGATTTAA